The proteins below come from a single Flavobacteriales bacterium genomic window:
- a CDS encoding NTP transferase domain-containing protein: protein MRVRKAVIPAAGFGTRMLPITSIVPKELLPVCGRPVIEHVVSEAVEAGIEEVILVISEGKEALAEYFRPNKRLEQQLLMSGKHQQLEELERIWNMVKVTVVYQREQKGLGHAVLCAKEAVRNEPFAVLLGDSIIHTDDNISFTKMLVEAFDRYERSVVGVTEVDECLVSRYGILEGAEFEDGIYHGKQVIEKPDPSQTDSNLAFCARYVFTPALFDHLEATAPGVLNEIQLTDAMQSLLICDGLNGVKLNGERYDIGDSHGLLLANLSLTEFRPE, encoded by the coding sequence ATGAGAGTGCGAAAAGCGGTTATTCCTGCAGCGGGTTTCGGTACCCGCATGTTACCTATCACATCCATCGTTCCCAAAGAACTGTTACCAGTTTGCGGACGACCTGTGATCGAACACGTGGTAAGCGAAGCGGTTGAGGCCGGTATTGAAGAAGTGATCCTTGTGATCAGCGAGGGAAAAGAAGCGCTGGCAGAGTATTTCCGTCCAAACAAACGCTTGGAACAACAGCTTCTGATGAGCGGAAAGCACCAGCAACTTGAAGAGTTGGAACGTATTTGGAACATGGTGAAAGTGACCGTGGTCTATCAGCGAGAACAAAAAGGATTGGGGCATGCTGTCCTGTGTGCCAAAGAAGCGGTAAGAAATGAACCATTTGCCGTTCTACTTGGCGACAGCATCATTCATACAGACGACAACATCTCATTCACAAAAATGCTGGTTGAAGCTTTTGATAGATATGAACGCTCTGTGGTTGGTGTAACCGAAGTGGACGAGTGCTTGGTATCACGTTATGGAATTCTGGAAGGCGCTGAATTTGAAGATGGAATCTACCACGGAAAACAGGTGATAGAAAAACCTGACCCAAGCCAGACGGATTCGAATCTTGCTTTCTGCGCGAGATATGTGTTCACCCCCGCTCTGTTCGACCATTTGGAAGCAACAGCACCTGGCGTACTGAATGAGATACAACTAACGGACGCCATGCAATCACTGCTGATCTGCGATGGCCTGAACGGTGTAAAGCTAAATGGAGAACGTTACGACATCGGTGATTCTCACGGTCTGTTGTTGGCCAATCTGAGCTTGACCGAGTTCAGGCCAGAGTAG
- a CDS encoding GHMP kinase has product MASGVIGIAYPRAALIGNPSDGFGGMTIAFVFSDFHAEVRLEEHDRIQVMPGKVDLLEWEDLGAFERSVGNMGYYGGLRLLKATLLTFIRYCEENNLPLHDRGFRLSYTTDIPVLLGLSGSSAIISACLRALGGWYGVKMQPWLLANLAWQVETVELGIPAGLQDRVAQAYNYPVFMDFDESHFNTNPHGKYERCKRPLKNIYIAYSDVLAEGSEKTHSSLRDRFNKGDTEMLEAVETWKKLTLKFKSALEEGDFDVMNDCINANFDARNRLTQLHLKQVELVMLARKSGASAKFCGSGGAIIGMYRNEKMLQQLKRDLASAGVNILLPEIVYEE; this is encoded by the coding sequence ATGGCATCTGGCGTTATAGGTATTGCATATCCGCGCGCAGCGCTGATCGGAAACCCATCGGACGGTTTTGGGGGAATGACGATTGCCTTCGTGTTCAGCGACTTTCATGCAGAAGTACGTTTGGAGGAACATGACCGAATTCAGGTAATGCCTGGAAAAGTGGATCTGCTGGAATGGGAAGATCTCGGTGCATTTGAGCGTTCTGTAGGTAACATGGGCTATTACGGTGGCCTTCGATTGCTGAAAGCAACGCTGCTCACCTTCATCCGATATTGCGAGGAGAACAACCTTCCATTGCATGACCGCGGCTTTCGTTTAAGTTACACGACCGATATTCCTGTATTGCTCGGACTTTCTGGTTCAAGTGCCATTATTTCGGCCTGTTTGCGCGCCTTGGGCGGTTGGTATGGTGTAAAAATGCAGCCTTGGCTACTGGCAAACTTGGCATGGCAGGTAGAAACGGTTGAATTGGGCATACCCGCAGGCCTTCAAGATCGCGTGGCCCAGGCCTACAATTATCCCGTCTTTATGGATTTTGACGAAAGCCATTTCAATACTAATCCACACGGGAAATATGAACGCTGTAAACGTCCGTTGAAGAACATTTACATCGCTTATTCTGATGTTTTGGCAGAAGGATCCGAGAAGACCCATAGCAGTCTTCGCGACCGTTTCAATAAAGGCGACACGGAGATGTTAGAGGCCGTGGAAACATGGAAAAAACTCACCCTTAAGTTCAAAAGTGCTTTGGAAGAAGGTGATTTTGATGTGATGAATGATTGCATCAATGCAAATTTTGATGCTCGAAACCGTTTGACGCAGCTGCATCTGAAGCAAGTAGAATTGGTCATGCTGGCACGAAAAAGTGGAGCGAGCGCTAAGTTCTGTGGTTCTGGCGGAGCCATTATTGGCATGTACCGCAATGAAAAAATGCTTCAACAGTTGAAACGAGATCTTGCATCAGCAGGCGTGAACATCCTTCTACCCGAAATCGTTTACGAGGAATGA
- a CDS encoding acyltransferase gives MGRFFYWLAHFFWYRIGGWKVVSPLPKDLKKAVIAAAPHTSNEDFPVGIGAWYSEHRDASFIAKKELFDGPMGFMFRATGGIPIDRAKSKNMVEQAADFFRERDELILVIAPEGTRAWKPRWKTGFYYIAKTAGVPIILAYMDFAKKEVGMGELFWPTDDEKADFKYIEDFYAKVTAKHPEKYNPKLTE, from the coding sequence ATGGGACGTTTCTTTTATTGGCTGGCGCATTTTTTCTGGTACAGGATCGGTGGTTGGAAAGTGGTTTCCCCGCTTCCTAAAGATCTGAAGAAAGCGGTGATCGCTGCTGCCCCGCATACATCAAATGAGGATTTTCCAGTTGGTATTGGAGCATGGTATTCTGAACATCGTGATGCAAGTTTCATTGCTAAAAAAGAGCTTTTCGATGGTCCGATGGGATTCATGTTCCGTGCAACGGGCGGAATTCCTATCGATCGGGCCAAGAGCAAGAACATGGTGGAACAGGCTGCGGATTTCTTCAGGGAGCGGGACGAACTGATTTTGGTGATCGCACCTGAAGGAACGCGTGCTTGGAAGCCGAGATGGAAAACAGGTTTCTATTACATAGCCAAAACGGCAGGCGTTCCGATCATACTCGCTTATATGGATTTTGCGAAGAAGGAGGTGGGCATGGGCGAGCTTTTCTGGCCTACGGATGATGAAAAAGCCGACTTCAAATACATTGAAGACTTTTATGCTAAGGTCACGGCCAAACATCCTGAGAAGTACAACCCGAAACTGACAGAATAG
- a CDS encoding DUF4112 domain-containing protein: MYRIEAAIPKELEYAERLTRLMDDQFKVPFINFRFGLDPILGLIPWVGDLVSFLISALIVSALVRNGMPLGLILRMVANIVFDFLLGGIPVIGGISDFFFKANRKNLVLAREYFENPIKA; the protein is encoded by the coding sequence ATGTACAGAATAGAAGCAGCCATACCAAAAGAACTGGAGTATGCTGAACGTTTGACACGTTTGATGGACGATCAGTTCAAAGTTCCTTTCATCAATTTCAGATTTGGTCTCGACCCCATTCTTGGCCTGATTCCGTGGGTGGGTGATCTTGTTTCATTCCTCATTTCCGCATTGATCGTTTCTGCCTTGGTGCGCAACGGAATGCCGCTTGGACTGATCTTGCGCATGGTGGCCAATATCGTTTTCGACTTCCTGCTGGGCGGAATTCCCGTTATCGGTGGCATTTCTGACTTTTTCTTCAAAGCCAACCGTAAGAACTTGGTGTTGGCGAGGGAATATTTCGAAAACCCGATCAAAGCTTGA
- a CDS encoding HD domain-containing protein, whose product MNRIEEILKDFLPELGSAAQPYLNHATRVFFLAKKLDSDNSLNDEKLAIACAFHDLGIWMENTWNYLEPSEKLCSEHLDAIGKSAWTDEILMMIEQHHKLLPYHGTFETSVELFRKADLVDFSGGLIRFGISKKEYSQLTRQFPLLGFHGILFQSFKHHLKKKPWKPFPMVKL is encoded by the coding sequence ATGAATCGGATCGAGGAAATTCTGAAAGATTTTCTGCCCGAACTCGGTTCAGCGGCACAGCCTTATCTCAATCACGCAACACGCGTATTCTTTCTCGCCAAGAAGTTGGACAGCGATAATTCTCTGAATGATGAAAAACTGGCCATCGCCTGTGCTTTTCACGACCTCGGAATTTGGATGGAAAACACGTGGAACTATCTGGAACCATCAGAAAAGTTGTGTTCTGAGCATCTCGATGCAATCGGAAAATCAGCTTGGACGGACGAGATTCTGATGATGATAGAACAGCACCATAAACTACTGCCTTACCACGGAACGTTCGAAACTTCCGTGGAACTCTTCCGAAAAGCTGACCTGGTAGATTTCTCAGGAGGTCTGATCCGATTCGGTATTTCCAAGAAGGAATACAGCCAACTGACCAGACAGTTCCCATTGCTCGGATTTCATGGAATTCTCTTCCAAAGTTTCAAACATCATCTCAAGAAAAAGCCTTGGAAACCTTTTCCGATGGTCAAGCTTTGA
- a CDS encoding sulfatase-like hydrolase/transferase has translation MKRTILISSLLVIVVLLAYGFWPLTSKRFEITFDQEKIHEKQEFLSTIHPDSVRKPNIVIIIADDLGKTDISLYGHPPIQTPNIDSIGLKGMTFTEGYITSPICAPSRAGMLTGRYQQRFGFEYQPHDRYPKNRIEMFVYKNFIATGDWLVADQIEFPRFQDMMKNGMPPSEIMLSEILQKAGYRTGIAGKWHLGAGEHAIPINRGFDYQYGFYEAYSLYMADTSDPNIVNQHHKDFSDPFIWGKGRTGNCAIRRNDDVIDEKFYLTDRIAEEANGFVDKHKDEPFFLYVPFLAPHTPFQATKPYYDKLEHITDRNKRVYNAMIWQLDDAVGSIIGHLEELGLMENTIVFFLSDNGGATYTGATDNAPLKGGKFTNFEGGLNVPFMIRWDGHVAQGTNYGNPVISMDIFSTALELVGIDYDANRVTDGTSLLPVLVDSSTEKLHDKLCWRSGYNRAIRMGDWKLITDGMSGNHALYNVTEDKEERTNLYDSHPEIVKQLMEEHAKWESEMMDPKWPRVMDYRWWDGNEPYFFPL, from the coding sequence ATGAAGCGCACCATTCTCATTTCTTCTCTTCTTGTAATTGTTGTTTTGCTTGCATACGGTTTTTGGCCGTTGACATCGAAGCGTTTTGAGATCACGTTCGATCAGGAGAAAATCCACGAGAAACAGGAGTTTCTGAGTACGATTCATCCAGATTCGGTCAGAAAACCGAACATCGTCATCATCATTGCTGATGACCTCGGGAAAACTGACATCTCTCTTTACGGCCATCCGCCCATCCAAACCCCCAATATCGATTCCATTGGCCTGAAAGGCATGACCTTTACCGAAGGTTACATCACTTCGCCCATCTGTGCGCCTTCAAGGGCTGGAATGTTGACAGGACGCTACCAGCAGCGTTTCGGTTTCGAGTATCAGCCACATGACCGCTATCCGAAAAATCGGATCGAGATGTTCGTTTACAAGAATTTCATTGCCACGGGAGATTGGCTTGTTGCCGATCAGATCGAGTTTCCACGATTTCAGGATATGATGAAAAACGGCATGCCGCCCTCTGAGATCATGCTCTCAGAAATTCTTCAGAAAGCAGGTTACAGAACAGGAATTGCGGGAAAATGGCACTTGGGTGCTGGCGAACACGCCATCCCTATCAATCGCGGATTCGATTATCAGTACGGTTTCTACGAAGCCTATTCCTTATATATGGCCGATACGAGCGACCCGAACATTGTCAACCAACACCACAAGGATTTTTCAGACCCTTTCATCTGGGGAAAAGGCAGAACAGGAAATTGCGCCATCCGAAGAAATGACGATGTGATCGATGAGAAGTTCTACCTCACAGACCGAATTGCGGAGGAAGCCAACGGATTTGTTGACAAGCACAAGGATGAACCGTTTTTCCTCTATGTTCCGTTCTTGGCGCCACACACACCATTTCAGGCCACCAAACCGTATTACGACAAGTTGGAACACATCACCGACCGCAACAAGCGGGTTTACAACGCCATGATCTGGCAACTGGATGACGCGGTCGGAAGCATCATCGGTCATCTGGAAGAACTCGGATTGATGGAGAACACCATCGTTTTCTTTCTGAGCGATAATGGTGGTGCAACTTATACAGGAGCAACAGATAATGCTCCGCTGAAGGGTGGTAAGTTCACCAATTTTGAAGGCGGTCTGAATGTTCCGTTCATGATCCGCTGGGATGGACATGTGGCTCAAGGCACCAACTACGGCAACCCTGTTATTTCCATGGACATCTTCTCAACTGCGCTGGAATTGGTCGGAATTGATTACGATGCAAACCGAGTTACAGACGGCACTTCCCTCCTGCCCGTTCTGGTCGATTCGTCAACAGAAAAATTGCACGACAAACTCTGCTGGCGGTCGGGTTACAACCGTGCCATCCGAATGGGAGATTGGAAACTGATAACGGACGGAATGAGCGGCAACCATGCGCTTTACAACGTGACGGAAGACAAGGAAGAACGAACAAATCTTTACGATTCGCACCCTGAAATTGTGAAGCAACTGATGGAAGAACATGCCAAATGGGAATCGGAAATGATGGATCCGAAATGGCCGCGTGTGATGGATTACCGCTGGTGGGACGGTAACGAACCGTATTTCTTTCCATTGTAA
- a CDS encoding cyclic nucleotide-binding domain-containing protein: protein MIVEADVFESVPVLRDLPAEHQDFLNRFVQFKSFPKNAFIYNPGEMADWVYFVVDGMVKTGTINDEGKEVIKNIFYPGEMFGELGLSGMIERPDFAATLKSGVEVLRIPVHALKELINKSPEVGLRMIEKLGERITRSEKRLEQLVFDDARTRIIAFLKEQATKNGIKFADETLIKHGFTHQDMANITGTSRQLVTIVLNELKKENLINFDRSSILIRDVDQLK from the coding sequence ATGATAGTGGAAGCTGACGTCTTTGAGAGTGTGCCTGTGTTGCGAGATCTTCCTGCTGAACATCAGGATTTCCTGAATCGATTTGTACAGTTCAAGAGTTTTCCGAAAAATGCATTCATCTACAACCCTGGAGAGATGGCCGACTGGGTCTATTTTGTTGTCGATGGCATGGTAAAAACCGGAACCATCAATGACGAAGGAAAAGAGGTCATTAAAAACATCTTTTATCCAGGCGAAATGTTCGGTGAATTGGGGCTGTCGGGCATGATTGAACGCCCTGATTTCGCAGCTACCCTCAAATCAGGAGTTGAGGTACTGAGAATTCCTGTTCATGCGCTGAAAGAACTCATCAACAAGAGTCCCGAAGTTGGTTTACGGATGATCGAGAAACTCGGTGAGCGCATTACACGGTCAGAAAAACGTTTGGAACAGTTGGTTTTTGACGATGCTCGCACGCGCATCATTGCCTTTCTTAAGGAGCAGGCAACCAAGAACGGAATCAAATTCGCGGACGAAACGCTTATTAAACACGGTTTTACGCATCAAGACATGGCCAACATCACAGGTACTTCGCGCCAATTGGTGACCATCGTACTCAATGAACTCAAAAAAGAGAATCTCATCAATTTCGACCGTTCGAGCATTCTCATCCGTGATGTGGATCAACTGAAATAA
- a CDS encoding TonB-dependent receptor: MCRSVFKCLPMCWLLVAILFDMRSASAQELTRQVRGSVVDQDTKIPLIGATVLVVDSDPLIGASTDVDGRFTLLNVPIGRHDLQVQYLGYEPKNINQVDIGSGKEVVLTIEMMESTAELQEVVVKAEKDPSKPNNEMAVVSTRSFSLEQSERFAASMNDPGRMALSFAGVNLTNDITNAISIRGNAPKGLLWRLEGVEVPVPNHFSIDGLYAGNVSILSNNLLSTSDFSTGAFPAEYGNALSGVYDLRLRSGNDQKREYTVQAGFLGLEASVEGPFIKGKRSSYLINYRYSTLGLFKAAGVKLQGDLNTAFQDINMKLNFPTKKFGVISAFLVGGLSDAGFAAERDTTKWRKGWDQSRINQDSKNNYIATGVGHRFIINERNYIQTTIAYTQSGNNLQNSYLTDSLTLQDYWWYNVYNRAIRTATQVNTKLSSKHHLRYGFNYSRLIFSMEDRWLEGWGKSYFANGIANFYQTYVQHRYRVTSDFTIYTGMHISYFDVNAKFAFEPRFALDWKFAPKHKLSFGAGMHSRQESLAFYFIESGSSTTPVNRYLDFSRAVHAVLAYDFQILRNLNLHAEAYYQYLYGIPVKKKPNDYSTINDMDSYSKRALVNNGLGMNYGLELTIDKSFSKNYYVLVTGSLYNSRYQGSDHIWRNTRYNGNYITSLTAGKDFRVGKNGKNIIGVNIKLFYAGGRRITPIDLQASIAQGSEVKDETRILEGRIADYFRLDMRLRFKQNLKKIAWQVSLDVQNVTNRLNEINRKYNPAQQKVVAKYQQGIIPVLKFRVEF, encoded by the coding sequence ATGTGTCGCTCCGTTTTCAAATGCTTACCGATGTGCTGGTTGCTGGTTGCAATCCTGTTCGATATGCGTTCGGCAAGTGCCCAGGAACTTACCCGGCAGGTTCGTGGATCCGTTGTGGATCAAGACACGAAAATTCCCCTTATCGGTGCAACTGTTCTTGTGGTTGACTCGGATCCGCTGATCGGAGCTTCTACAGATGTTGACGGTCGATTTACACTTTTGAATGTTCCTATCGGGAGGCATGATCTGCAGGTTCAGTATCTCGGTTACGAACCTAAGAACATCAACCAAGTAGATATAGGTAGTGGGAAAGAAGTGGTTTTGACCATCGAAATGATGGAATCGACCGCAGAGTTGCAGGAAGTGGTTGTGAAGGCTGAGAAAGATCCTTCGAAACCGAACAATGAGATGGCCGTGGTAAGTACGCGTTCGTTCTCTCTGGAGCAGTCGGAGCGATTTGCCGCCAGCATGAACGACCCCGGACGGATGGCACTTTCCTTTGCGGGGGTCAATCTTACCAATGACATTACCAATGCTATATCAATTAGGGGAAATGCACCGAAAGGACTGCTTTGGAGATTGGAAGGGGTGGAAGTTCCGGTTCCCAATCATTTCAGTATCGATGGACTTTACGCGGGAAATGTTTCCATCCTCTCCAATAATCTCTTATCCACCAGTGATTTTTCTACGGGAGCTTTCCCTGCGGAATATGGTAACGCACTTTCTGGCGTTTACGACCTGCGCCTACGTTCCGGAAATGACCAAAAAAGGGAATACACGGTTCAGGCCGGATTCCTTGGTCTGGAGGCTTCGGTCGAAGGCCCATTCATAAAAGGAAAGAGGTCATCTTATCTCATCAATTACCGATACTCGACCCTTGGTCTGTTCAAAGCCGCTGGCGTTAAGTTGCAGGGCGATCTGAATACCGCATTTCAGGACATTAACATGAAATTGAATTTTCCGACCAAAAAGTTCGGGGTCATTTCAGCGTTCTTGGTTGGAGGTCTCAGCGATGCTGGTTTTGCGGCTGAACGCGATACGACCAAATGGAGAAAGGGGTGGGATCAAAGCCGTATCAATCAGGATTCGAAGAATAATTACATCGCTACCGGGGTCGGACATCGTTTCATCATCAACGAACGGAATTACATTCAGACCACCATTGCTTACACCCAATCGGGGAACAACCTTCAGAACAGTTACCTCACTGATTCGCTGACCTTACAAGACTATTGGTGGTACAACGTTTATAATCGCGCAATCCGTACTGCAACGCAGGTCAATACCAAGCTCAGTTCAAAACATCATCTGCGTTATGGCTTCAACTACAGTCGGCTTATTTTTTCAATGGAAGACCGATGGTTGGAAGGTTGGGGAAAGTCTTATTTCGCTAACGGAATTGCCAATTTTTACCAAACGTATGTGCAGCATCGCTATCGGGTCACATCTGATTTTACGATTTACACGGGCATGCACATCAGCTACTTTGATGTGAACGCCAAGTTTGCGTTTGAACCAAGATTTGCCTTGGATTGGAAATTTGCTCCTAAACACAAGCTCTCTTTCGGTGCTGGAATGCATAGTCGTCAAGAGAGTCTTGCATTCTATTTCATTGAGTCAGGATCGAGTACCACTCCCGTGAACCGCTACTTGGATTTCAGTCGGGCGGTGCATGCTGTACTTGCGTACGATTTCCAGATTCTCAGGAATTTGAATCTTCATGCGGAAGCTTACTATCAGTACTTGTACGGAATTCCGGTGAAGAAAAAACCGAACGATTACTCGACCATTAACGATATGGATTCGTACAGCAAACGTGCGCTGGTTAATAACGGGCTTGGTATGAATTACGGGTTGGAATTGACCATTGACAAGAGTTTCTCGAAGAACTACTACGTGCTGGTCACAGGGTCGCTTTATAATTCACGTTATCAGGGTTCCGATCATATTTGGAGAAATACCAGATACAATGGCAACTATATAACCAGCCTTACAGCGGGTAAGGATTTTCGGGTTGGTAAGAACGGTAAGAACATTATCGGTGTGAACATTAAACTGTTTTATGCAGGTGGAAGACGCATTACACCGATCGATCTTCAGGCCTCCATTGCCCAAGGGTCGGAAGTGAAGGATGAGACCCGAATACTGGAAGGTCGTATTGCAGATTATTTCCGGCTGGATATGCGTTTGCGCTTCAAGCAGAATTTGAAGAAGATAGCTTGGCAGGTTTCGCTCGATGTTCAGAACGTGACCAATAGACTGAACGAGATTAACCGCAAATACAACCCAGCCCAACAAAAAGTTGTTGCCAAGTATCAGCAGGGAATCATTCCGGTACTCAAGTTCAGGGTTGAATTCTGA
- a CDS encoding tetratricopeptide repeat protein has product MKGLRFVAVIITVFSCSSISAAELVPFYEGLAPNTEQLFEKMQKEHRVGSSNSCLYANELVRSTADSDFELRLWSKLTYAYLLLENDSILKAEQLLSDSSILADNDLNGWLKGFYDLDRSLVYSYKGDYFKADRLLRDAIKNTGTEYRELYAKLNALLADNLRYQGKLEQSLVKWFETLNLSEELNDSALIADVFVGRGTVRFLQEDLDRAEQDIQVFFNYNKRIGNKKNVAYGWSLLGLIEYQRGNYQKSIEYNITGYELRKDIHDLKGQGESLNNLALGYMGLKNWTQALRYLQEAIEVKTRANDLTQTTVILNNIGHCFAKLGDKDEALRYFELALEKGVQNGQMRDVVRSYENIIRIHSKEENYRAAFDMQTKLLALKDSLNTAERNEAINELEVRYGTETKEQEIQLLQQEKTIVANRWLTLAMGLFLAIIFGILFIDNQKRKHRQETQLLVAQDELRRLELKNMADQLGHNQKKLALYTENLIKKNELVGQLENRLKETVETAISEPSQGKKIMDDFSSVRILTEDDWNEFKELFDGVHRGLLDRLLETYNGLTLADQRLFLLMKLNLSTIQIANILGVSPDSIKKGRYRLKKKLSLENEMSLQDFVTSF; this is encoded by the coding sequence ATGAAAGGTTTGCGTTTTGTAGCTGTCATTATCACCGTATTTAGCTGTTCCAGCATTTCTGCGGCCGAGCTTGTTCCTTTTTACGAAGGTTTGGCTCCAAATACAGAACAATTGTTCGAGAAGATGCAGAAGGAACATCGGGTCGGCTCGTCCAATTCGTGTTTGTACGCGAATGAGCTTGTTCGTTCTACAGCAGATTCAGATTTCGAACTCAGACTTTGGTCAAAGTTGACTTACGCTTATCTGCTCCTCGAAAACGATAGCATCTTAAAGGCTGAACAACTTCTTTCCGATAGTTCGATCCTTGCAGATAATGACCTGAACGGTTGGCTGAAAGGGTTTTATGATCTGGATAGAAGTCTTGTTTATTCGTACAAAGGAGATTATTTCAAGGCCGATCGGCTACTTAGAGACGCGATTAAAAATACGGGGACTGAATATCGAGAACTGTATGCGAAGCTGAATGCGCTTCTGGCAGACAATCTTCGGTATCAGGGAAAACTTGAGCAAAGTCTCGTCAAATGGTTCGAAACCTTGAACTTGAGTGAGGAACTGAATGATTCTGCCCTCATTGCCGATGTTTTTGTGGGAAGGGGCACAGTACGTTTTCTACAGGAAGACCTGGACAGGGCCGAGCAGGATATTCAAGTTTTTTTCAACTACAACAAGCGTATTGGGAATAAGAAGAATGTTGCATACGGCTGGTCGCTGCTTGGTTTGATAGAATATCAGCGTGGCAATTATCAAAAGTCGATCGAATACAACATTACAGGATACGAACTTCGAAAGGATATCCATGACCTGAAAGGGCAGGGCGAGAGCCTGAACAACCTTGCCCTTGGATACATGGGGTTGAAAAACTGGACACAGGCTTTGCGGTACCTACAAGAAGCCATTGAAGTGAAAACCCGTGCCAACGATCTTACACAGACCACAGTGATCCTCAACAACATCGGTCATTGCTTTGCGAAGTTGGGCGATAAAGACGAAGCACTTCGATATTTCGAACTGGCGCTGGAAAAAGGAGTTCAAAATGGACAGATGCGGGATGTCGTCCGTTCGTACGAGAACATTATTCGCATTCACAGCAAAGAGGAAAACTATAGGGCTGCATTTGATATGCAGACCAAATTACTTGCCTTGAAAGACAGCTTGAACACCGCAGAACGCAATGAGGCCATCAATGAATTGGAAGTACGCTACGGAACAGAGACGAAGGAGCAAGAGATACAATTGCTGCAACAGGAAAAAACGATCGTGGCCAATCGATGGCTCACCTTGGCAATGGGACTATTTCTGGCAATCATTTTCGGTATTCTCTTCATCGACAATCAGAAACGAAAGCACCGACAGGAAACACAATTGCTTGTGGCACAGGATGAATTGCGGAGATTGGAATTGAAGAACATGGCCGACCAATTGGGACACAATCAAAAGAAACTGGCACTTTACACAGAGAATCTTATCAAAAAGAATGAGCTGGTAGGGCAGTTGGAAAACCGATTGAAGGAAACGGTTGAAACCGCGATTTCAGAACCTTCTCAAGGCAAGAAGATCATGGACGATTTTTCCAGCGTTAGAATTCTTACCGAAGATGATTGGAACGAATTCAAAGAACTTTTTGATGGTGTGCACCGTGGACTTCTCGATCGGTTATTGGAAACATATAACGGTCTAACACTTGCCGATCAGCGACTGTTTCTGCTAATGAAACTCAACCTGTCTACCATACAGATTGCCAATATCCTCGGTGTTTCACCTGATTCTATAAAGAAAGGTCGCTATAGATTGAAGAAGAAACTTTCGTTGGAAAATGAAATGTCATTGCAGGATTTCGTGACTTCATTTTAG
- a CDS encoding cyclic nucleotide-binding domain-containing protein — MDIQANYIHLEQFNLFDNIPRSVLEEVSNFTTLRSRPKNSYVYHPGDPSEVLFILKEGRIKVGNYSDDGREVIKAIIQPGELFGEMGLAGEEKRNEFAITMKEECSFYMIYVADLKMVMKDNPELSLRLIDRIGSRIRRTESRLESIIFKDSRTRVVEFIKGMVDKVGRTYGDEVLLEHFLTHQDIANLTGTSRQFVTSVLNDLKRDKIIKFDRNTILVSDTKGLASLTSTGLA, encoded by the coding sequence ATGGACATACAGGCTAACTATATTCACTTAGAGCAGTTCAATTTGTTCGACAATATTCCTCGTTCGGTCTTAGAGGAAGTTTCAAATTTCACTACGCTGAGAAGTAGACCTAAAAACTCGTATGTCTACCATCCCGGAGATCCAAGCGAAGTGCTTTTCATTTTAAAAGAAGGCCGCATCAAGGTTGGTAATTACTCTGATGATGGAAGAGAGGTGATCAAGGCGATCATACAGCCCGGTGAGCTTTTCGGAGAAATGGGATTGGCCGGTGAGGAGAAGCGAAATGAATTCGCAATTACCATGAAAGAAGAATGTTCTTTCTATATGATATATGTGGCCGACCTTAAAATGGTCATGAAGGATAATCCGGAGTTGAGCCTTCGACTTATAGACCGCATCGGCTCGCGTATAAGAAGGACCGAAAGCAGGTTGGAGTCTATCATTTTTAAGGATTCGCGAACAAGGGTTGTTGAGTTCATTAAAGGTATGGTGGACAAGGTTGGAAGAACGTATGGTGACGAGGTGCTTTTGGAACATTTTCTCACCCATCAGGATATTGCAAATCTCACAGGAACATCACGTCAGTTTGTAACGAGCGTGTTGAATGACCTGAAGAGAGATAAGATCATCAAGTTTGATCGGAATACGATTTTGGTGTCTGACACTAAGGGGTTGGCGTCATTGACATCAACAGGTCTGGCTTAA